A single region of the Leptolyngbya subtilissima AS-A7 genome encodes:
- a CDS encoding polysaccharide deacetylase family protein produces MVKGEKKTDGAKPSKVRTLVTLGSGAFLLGAAVPLAGALSTGLISIGSVGLAAPAALDQPQALNPNFLTLADAPGVDAFPTVVSSERLCRRPAGLNQAEISSATAGESLFHGSSPSTAVTQAIEAIAQLGAAPWPSIHPLAAEARVPVLMYHDVLDPPEVFFDLTPADFEAHLKTILDNGLTPISPDQLVQHLRTGVALPEKPVLITFDDGYLGHYEHVYPLLQKYQVPATFFVFPGKVDGTVAGRSTLTWDQLKTMAADPLVTIASHSVTHPPDLRALSDEDLVYEVVESKRQLEAQLGIPIEYFGYPTGHYDERVAQAVADAGYLAGFTMRESDEKFAGASESLLAIERFGQSNLQSLLEVAWGGPTTAGAMPVVADSAFNFATPVAVQKIDWEDQSFSLISGGHPVTIHANSRYQLPEMLAGSNVAGAVDGGFFSLKYLDSNVMIGPVLSQSTRQFVPGYPGETPKLNSRPLVLIAPNKVQFVPFDATRHNTLAGLAQQLPGVTDAFVAAGWLVKDGSPQPASSFGTLFDYDARRHRAFWGINTAGQPVVGVTHTMVDSVQLGELLHQAGLRDAVMLDSGASTSLAYQGDSLVGYIPRPVPHVLGLVPPEANDGSPCPLVLDQDNPTTMKR; encoded by the coding sequence ATGGTCAAGGGCGAAAAGAAGACAGACGGCGCTAAGCCGTCTAAGGTGCGAACACTGGTTACGTTAGGGTCGGGAGCATTTTTGCTTGGGGCCGCTGTGCCTTTGGCCGGCGCCCTCAGTACTGGCTTAATCAGCATTGGCAGCGTGGGGCTTGCCGCCCCTGCGGCCCTTGACCAGCCCCAAGCCCTCAACCCAAATTTCCTGACTCTAGCCGATGCCCCTGGGGTAGATGCGTTTCCTACTGTAGTCAGCAGTGAGAGGCTGTGCCGTCGCCCTGCGGGTCTGAATCAGGCAGAGATTAGTAGCGCTACAGCGGGCGAAAGCCTCTTTCATGGTTCTAGCCCTAGTACTGCTGTAACTCAGGCTATTGAGGCGATCGCTCAGCTGGGGGCTGCACCCTGGCCCAGTATTCATCCTCTAGCAGCCGAAGCTCGGGTGCCGGTGTTGATGTACCACGATGTCCTCGATCCACCGGAAGTCTTTTTTGATCTTACCCCCGCAGATTTTGAGGCTCACCTAAAAACCATACTGGACAATGGCTTAACGCCAATTAGCCCTGACCAGCTGGTGCAGCACCTACGTACCGGTGTGGCACTGCCCGAAAAGCCTGTGCTCATCACCTTTGATGATGGCTATCTAGGCCACTACGAACATGTTTATCCGCTGCTGCAAAAGTATCAGGTACCAGCTACCTTCTTCGTCTTCCCGGGTAAGGTCGATGGTACCGTCGCTGGGCGCTCAACCCTGACGTGGGATCAGCTTAAGACTATGGCTGCTGACCCCTTAGTAACCATTGCCTCCCATAGCGTGACTCACCCTCCTGACCTGAGAGCCCTCAGCGATGAGGACCTAGTCTATGAAGTGGTTGAGTCGAAGCGGCAACTAGAGGCTCAACTAGGTATTCCTATCGAGTACTTTGGCTATCCCACTGGTCACTATGATGAGCGGGTTGCCCAGGCCGTGGCCGATGCCGGCTATCTGGCGGGGTTCACAATGCGCGAGAGTGACGAAAAATTTGCCGGTGCCTCAGAATCGCTGCTAGCCATCGAGCGGTTTGGTCAATCCAATCTTCAGTCGTTGCTTGAGGTGGCCTGGGGTGGCCCTACTACGGCTGGCGCGATGCCCGTTGTCGCCGATTCCGCGTTTAATTTCGCTACTCCCGTCGCTGTGCAAAAGATAGATTGGGAGGACCAGTCATTTTCGCTGATCAGCGGCGGGCATCCGGTTACTATCCACGCCAACAGTCGCTACCAGTTGCCAGAAATGCTAGCGGGCAGCAACGTTGCCGGAGCTGTTGACGGGGGCTTTTTCTCCCTCAAGTACCTGGACTCCAACGTCATGATCGGTCCGGTCCTGAGCCAAAGCACACGGCAGTTTGTTCCAGGCTATCCGGGAGAAACGCCCAAGCTCAACAGCCGCCCTCTGGTGCTAATTGCTCCTAACAAGGTTCAGTTTGTGCCCTTTGATGCTACTCGTCACAATACGCTGGCAGGCTTGGCTCAGCAGCTACCTGGGGTAACCGATGCCTTTGTGGCGGCTGGCTGGTTAGTTAAAGACGGTTCACCCCAACCCGCTAGTAGTTTTGGCACCCTGTTTGACTACGATGCCCGTCGCCATCGGGCCTTCTGGGGTATTAACACGGCTGGGCAGCCGGTGGTTGGCGTGACCCACACCATGGTTGATTCGGTACAGCTAGGCGAACTGCTGCACCAGGCCGGTCTGCGTGATGCTGTCATGCTTGACTCTGGGGCCAGCACTTCGCTGGCCTATCAAGGAGATTCCCTAGTGGGCTATATTCCGCGTCCGGTACCCCACGTTCTAGGACTGGTGCCTCCTGAAGCCAACGACGGTAGTCCCTGTCCTTTGGTATTGGATCAAGATAACCCAACCACTATGAAGCGATAG
- the psb32 gene encoding photosystem II repair protein Psb32 yields the protein MNSYPSQRTHSRWIQVCWSALLGLVLPLFMLGLFAEPAEAVAVFQVPTVAAGESTWVVDEANIISRINENKISSRFSELAAATGNEVRLVTIHHFDYGDTIQSFTDKLFERWYSTPEEQANQTLLVLDEVTKTVGIRVGAQAAILLTDDIANSVAQETVLFPLLEGDKYNQSFLAASDRLGAVLGGQADPGPPNFDDSFDSESTFASAEETAENRGNSTVVLIVLLVLATVIPMATYFWYVGFGN from the coding sequence ATGAATAGTTACCCCTCCCAACGAACGCATAGTCGCTGGATTCAGGTCTGCTGGAGCGCGCTCTTGGGCCTAGTTTTACCCCTGTTCATGCTAGGGCTATTCGCCGAGCCTGCTGAGGCCGTAGCCGTATTCCAAGTTCCAACAGTGGCGGCGGGCGAGTCTACCTGGGTGGTTGACGAAGCCAATATCATCAGCCGCATCAATGAAAACAAAATTTCTAGTCGTTTCAGCGAGCTGGCGGCCGCTACCGGCAACGAGGTGCGCCTCGTAACTATCCACCACTTTGACTACGGCGATACCATTCAAAGCTTCACCGATAAGTTATTTGAGCGCTGGTACTCTACCCCAGAAGAGCAAGCCAACCAAACTTTGCTGGTCCTCGACGAAGTCACTAAAACCGTAGGCATTCGCGTTGGCGCTCAAGCTGCGATCCTACTCACCGACGACATTGCTAACAGTGTTGCCCAGGAAACAGTGCTGTTTCCCCTGCTGGAAGGCGACAAATACAACCAGTCGTTTTTGGCCGCCAGCGATCGCCTCGGGGCAGTACTAGGCGGTCAAGCAGATCCCGGCCCGCCCAACTTTGACGACTCCTTTGACAGCGAAAGTACCTTTGCCTCCGCCGAAGAAACCGCCGAAAACCGCGGCAACAGCACAGTGGTTCTAATTGTTTTGCTAGTGCTTGCCACCGTTATCCCGATGGCAACCTATTTTTGGTACGTTGGATTCGGCAACTAA
- a CDS encoding alpha-amylase yields MSNPFQQLKDRFKAIGPNLTPEGAETAKASLQEWLQANADTLRSRRKRGEFNGTMMQYFHWYTPADGSHWNRVKEEAEALANAGITALWLPPAYKGIGGGYDVGYGVYDLFDLGEFDQKGTVRTKYGTKDEYVAAVKACRDLGINVYADVVFNHKMAADGEEEFKAIPMDPSDRHRPLGEMRQIKSWTEFTFPGRGDKYSSMKWHWYHFDGVDYNSYEPDYKAVWLIEGKTFEDKVSWERGSFDYLMGCDLDIDHPEVSGELKYWGEWMLDHVGVDGFRLDAIKHICGDFFVDWLAHLEHYAQRDLFCVGEYWTYDLGALSWYAGNSGGQLDLFDAPLHNNFYQASKAGNNYDLRTIFDNTVVKEMPLLAVTLVENHDTQPLQALESVVESWFKPLAYAMILLREEGYPCIFYCDYYGAHYVDKGRDGNEYEIWMDSHREILDRLLIGRQHFAYGPQYDYFDHPNVVGWTRLGSDGHPHAMAVLLSNGSEGTKWMEVGKPNTTFYDLTGHISQTITTNGDGWAEFRCNGGSVSVWVEERPK; encoded by the coding sequence ATGTCTAATCCCTTTCAGCAGCTTAAGGATAGGTTTAAGGCGATTGGCCCTAATCTCACTCCAGAGGGAGCAGAAACCGCTAAAGCGTCTTTACAGGAGTGGCTGCAGGCTAACGCCGACACCTTGCGGAGTCGGCGTAAGCGGGGGGAGTTTAACGGCACTATGATGCAGTACTTCCACTGGTATACCCCCGCTGATGGTAGCCACTGGAATCGCGTTAAGGAGGAGGCCGAGGCCCTCGCCAACGCCGGCATTACCGCTCTGTGGCTACCGCCTGCTTACAAAGGCATTGGCGGAGGCTACGACGTTGGCTACGGAGTTTACGACCTGTTTGATCTGGGAGAATTTGACCAAAAAGGCACAGTGCGAACGAAGTACGGCACTAAGGATGAGTACGTTGCAGCGGTCAAAGCCTGCCGCGATTTAGGAATTAACGTCTACGCCGATGTGGTGTTTAACCACAAAATGGCAGCCGATGGTGAAGAGGAATTCAAGGCAATTCCGATGGATCCAAGCGATCGCCACCGTCCTTTAGGAGAAATGCGCCAAATCAAGTCATGGACAGAGTTCACCTTTCCCGGACGAGGCGATAAATATTCAAGCATGAAGTGGCATTGGTACCACTTTGACGGCGTTGACTACAACAGCTATGAACCCGACTACAAAGCCGTATGGCTAATTGAGGGCAAAACCTTTGAAGACAAGGTGAGTTGGGAACGGGGCAGTTTCGACTACCTGATGGGCTGTGATCTAGATATCGACCATCCTGAAGTGAGCGGCGAGTTGAAATACTGGGGCGAGTGGATGCTCGACCACGTCGGGGTAGATGGGTTTCGCTTAGACGCTATCAAGCATATCTGTGGTGACTTCTTTGTGGATTGGCTGGCCCACTTGGAACACTATGCCCAGCGCGATCTGTTTTGCGTGGGCGAATACTGGACCTACGACCTAGGGGCGCTGAGCTGGTATGCCGGTAACTCGGGCGGGCAGCTCGACCTATTTGACGCGCCGCTACACAACAACTTTTACCAGGCCAGTAAGGCGGGCAATAACTATGACCTGCGCACCATTTTTGACAACACCGTGGTCAAAGAGATGCCGCTGCTGGCCGTTACCCTAGTCGAAAATCACGATACCCAGCCCTTGCAAGCCCTGGAGTCTGTGGTGGAATCGTGGTTTAAGCCCCTGGCCTACGCCATGATTTTGCTGCGAGAAGAAGGCTATCCCTGTATTTTCTACTGCGACTATTACGGTGCTCACTATGTAGACAAGGGCCGCGATGGCAACGAGTACGAGATCTGGATGGACTCGCATCGGGAAATTTTGGACCGGTTGCTGATTGGCCGCCAGCATTTTGCCTACGGCCCTCAGTATGACTATTTTGACCATCCCAATGTGGTGGGCTGGACGCGGCTCGGCTCTGATGGCCACCCCCACGCCATGGCGGTGCTGCTGAGCAATGGATCAGAGGGCACCAAGTGGATGGAGGTGGGTAAGCCCAACACCACGTTCTACGACTTGACTGGGCATATTTCTCAAACTATCACAACCAATGGCGACGGCTGGGCGGAGTTTCGCTGCAATGGTGGCTCGGTGTCGGTATGGGTAGAGGAGCGCCCTAAGTAG
- a CDS encoding Npun_R1517 family heterocyst differentiation transcriptional regulator produces the protein MATSAPRSSVEPQVGIYECAITLKFRILEDSHVMADREHLLEQLIDAFSYGSDEFVEQLDAQVEVAEVAELQASPLMRRQLIRLRNLPSA, from the coding sequence ATGGCTACGTCTGCACCCCGTTCGTCGGTTGAGCCTCAGGTTGGCATTTATGAGTGCGCCATTACTCTCAAGTTTCGTATTTTAGAAGACAGCCACGTCATGGCCGATCGCGAACATCTGCTGGAACAGCTAATCGATGCCTTTTCCTATGGCAGTGACGAGTTCGTTGAGCAGCTTGACGCCCAGGTAGAGGTTGCCGAGGTTGCCGAACTCCAAGCATCACCACTGATGCGGCGACAGCTAATTCGGCTACGCAATTTGCCCTCGGCCTAA
- a CDS encoding AEC family transporter translates to MRNSLIQAYLPLVIWVGLGAGLGRFLPAALPRLLGRGLYWIGIPLEIFTLARQTHFAEDTGLAPLYTVVSLGLGLGLGLVGLAVVRSLATTIPVEAAAIEIGVAPGSELLPPQPVELALWPDTATMTWVDKPRQGSFVLASMLGNTGFVGLAIVPTLVNGPYLGWAVFYSVTQNVVGTYGLGVFIASWFGRGAHAQSRWQQLRDVVTVPSLWAFALGSVSQVWTWPPLVDDTLHQSVWLVIPVALVLMGLRLSQLQGWSSLQPALVPAMLKVLVLPVMVGAVTLSAGLPRDGVLVLVLMSGMPSAFAGLILAEEYDLDRELAAASIALSTGGLLLTIPLWLLVFG, encoded by the coding sequence ATGCGTAATTCTCTGATTCAAGCCTATTTGCCGCTGGTTATTTGGGTAGGGCTGGGGGCTGGGCTGGGCCGGTTTTTGCCGGCGGCGTTACCTCGATTGCTGGGACGAGGGTTGTATTGGATTGGCATTCCCCTCGAAATTTTTACCCTGGCGCGTCAAACTCACTTTGCGGAAGACACAGGTCTAGCACCGTTGTATACCGTTGTCTCGCTAGGGCTAGGACTGGGGTTGGGGCTGGTGGGGTTAGCGGTGGTGCGATCGCTGGCCACTACCATCCCGGTTGAGGCCGCCGCTATTGAAATCGGGGTCGCCCCAGGGTCAGAGCTGCTGCCCCCACAGCCGGTGGAATTGGCTTTGTGGCCTGACACCGCCACGATGACCTGGGTTGATAAACCCCGTCAGGGTAGCTTTGTGCTGGCCTCTATGTTGGGTAATACGGGGTTTGTCGGGCTAGCCATCGTGCCCACCCTGGTCAATGGTCCTTACCTAGGCTGGGCTGTGTTCTATAGCGTGACCCAAAACGTGGTCGGCACCTATGGACTAGGAGTGTTTATCGCCAGCTGGTTTGGACGCGGTGCCCACGCCCAATCGCGTTGGCAGCAGCTACGTGACGTGGTGACCGTACCGTCGCTATGGGCCTTTGCATTAGGCTCAGTCTCCCAAGTTTGGACCTGGCCGCCCCTGGTTGACGATACTTTGCATCAGTCGGTGTGGTTGGTGATTCCGGTAGCGCTGGTGCTGATGGGGCTGCGGTTGAGTCAACTGCAGGGGTGGAGTAGTCTACAGCCAGCGCTGGTACCAGCGATGCTCAAGGTGCTGGTGCTGCCCGTGATGGTAGGGGCGGTGACCTTGAGCGCAGGGCTGCCTAGGGATGGGGTGCTAGTGCTAGTGCTGATGTCGGGTATGCCAAGCGCGTTCGCGGGACTAATTTTGGCCGAAGAGTACGATCTCGACCGAGAACTGGCCGCTGCCAGCATTGCCCTATCTACAGGAGGCCTGCTGCTCACTATTCCGCTGTGGCTCCTAGTGTTTGGCTAG